AGTCACCAACAAGTATAGTActcctggggggcatttcatgaaggaacttgtcggataaaatatctgacaagtcaattatatccgacaagttcagagaaatcagccaatcagactaaagaatttctcaaaacttgtcggatacaattgacttgtcggacattttatccgacaagttccttcatgaaatgcccccctggggggcatttcatgaaggaacttgtcggataaaatgtccgacaagtcaattatatccgacaagttcagagaaatcagccaatcagactaaagaatttctcaaatattgtcggatataattgacttgtcagatattttatccgacaagttccttcatgaaatccCCCCCTGATGTCACTACCCTCGACAGTCCTCAAGATTCCTTCTGATGACCACGTTGACGCATAATGTTGGTAGTCCAACATCCTCAATTACGTCTGGTGCCTCCAACTGGAGTCGAACTTTCACAATTTCCATCGAAATTCCACGCAGAGATTCCCATTTACTATAGGTTGACCGATAGCAGCGGTTTACAATAATGTTCTCGATACAAGCACTGCAAGTGCGGTTATGCCAGAATACGTATTAATGTAATGTCATGTAGGGGTGTaccatagtggataagactcccgattCCCGAACcgaggacccgggttcgaataccgcccagtgcttacatccttgggcAAGATTTTTTACCTACGATATccttctcgacccaggtgtaaatgggtacctggcaacgctagggtaataataatagcagggccctctggtagagcagtggcaacactgaagaggctacagGTTACCCTTttcttattattgttgttattatcattattattattattatgtgtgcTATGAATATCTGTTTTTCCTACTTCGTTTAATATTAACAGGTGTTGCTGTTCAGATTTGGTGGGCGAATTTGGACGAACGGCGGACGAATAAGAAACGAACGCAGAGCGACCAAAACTTTCGATCAGCGGATGCTAAGCGAACACAGAGCGGATTGTCCTTCCGTTCGTCATCcgctcaagattttggacatgtccaaaatcaaaatttggctcCGGCGGATCTCTGCGAATCTCTGCGAACAGCTAGCGGATACAGCGAACGTCAAGCGAGTCACGAACGACGAGCAACGGATGTGAGcgtatctccaaattttcggATCCGCTGGGCATTCGTTGGCTTGATCcgctctagtgtgacggggAATATGAGAATAAAGTGAAAATGCACCGACAAAGCagaggaaaagagaagaaaggaaaTCCTAAAAAGTACTACTAAAGCTTACCATACTGTAATTTACGTCCACTGCGCGCGAACTCAGAGTTCAGTGGCGCTACCAATGTGAcacgtaataataataataatagtgagactcttataaagcgcacatttctacctaaaaaaagatactcaaggcgctagaacagagtacataatgattattgtgtcacgttacaacagcaTCACAGAAActaataagacaataaaccaacaaacaataggcctattcgtacacatactatacatacaggtatacaatattgttaatctaaattgaaaatatatgtcttgagattctttttgaaaccatcaatggaagatgcttctctaagagattttggtaggccattccatagttttgggcccatatatgaaaaagcccgatcccccaattatgcttgattcgaggtacAGGTACCTGTATAATtttagcgagtttgatgaacgGAGATTACGTGGTGGTTGGTGGAAATGAAGAGTGTTTTGAGAGTATATAGACAGTggcaaatttgtgcaatgtacggtaaacaagaagaagaatcttgaagttaatacgTTTTTCTACAGGAAGCCAGTGTAGGGACCGAAGTATTGGGTCCATTaagtaccattttttttttaattcatccgaggattaaaaaaaaaaaaatcacatcatgGTACACTGTTTCGAGACACTAGTAAAATCACTGGTTCTTCGATGACAGGTTTGTCTTTGCCAAAAGATTATTCGATGACTGCCATTGGTTTCTCCTGACCTTGCCAAAAGATAATTGTTGGGTCTTGCACGAAGACTACAtctaacaacaaaaacaaaaacgaaacaaaacagaacgTGCGGAATGAGTGTCAGTCACGTTGCGTCTAGGCGCAGGAACAAAGTGTACTCAACCTTTGAATTTGCCAAGTAGACGGgtatgaaaacatttaattAAAAGGTAATGAGATACGTAGATTTGTTTTTCTAGATGTCTCGCGTCGGTATATTAGTTCGGCGACTCCTTCAGCTTCGACCGGTTCTGTGCAGACGTTCTTTTACGAACGACAGAAGTTGGTGTTATTCTGCTGCTTTAGCGAGTCGCTGCCTTCTTCAGAGCCCGGCGCGCCCCGTCGGTTATCCTCCACTGTTACGTTATTTCTCCAGCGGCTTACGTGCGAATAACGTGTACAAACCGACTGGTCATAGTGTCACCTTCACCCGCTGCAGCCAATATCGTTTTACCGAAGCATTTCACAGAAAGTCCTTTCTTCGATCATTTTCTGTCAGCGTAAATAGTTACAGCATGTCGTCAATGCCCCTAGGTGATGTGGTGTCTCTTCTCGAGGGATTTGCGCCACTGTCTCTGGCGGCGAGTTGGGACAATGTGGGGCTGCTCCTTGAGCCCACTCCCCCGCACCGTGTCAGCTGCATGCTCCTAACGAACGACCTCACTGAGGCAGTTCTGATGGAGGCCATTAGCAAGAAAGTTGATTTCATCCTCTCCTATCATCCACCGATCTTCGTGCCCTTCAAACAACTCACGATGGAGAGCACAAAGGAGAGGATCGTTGTCAGAGCTGCGGAAAACAGAATCGCCATCTACTCCGCTCACACCTGCTACGATGCCGTGGAGGGTGGTGTCAATGACTGGCTCTTGGAGGCATTTGGAGGTAAGGATGTGAAATCCAGAAGATTGACCTGCAGCCCAAAATAAAATGCTAAGTTATATGGTAGGACCTACATGCAGTTGTGAATCAACAGTCCAATGCGCTGGCCCATCCTTCCAAACGATATTCCTTAAGGATCTGTCCATATGCATAAAAACGtacgttttttgtttgtgtgtttgggtttttttttttatataaactTGAATAGAGTACAGAAATAGCACAGAATTACAAATAAAAGCAGGTACTTGCTCTGTTcaaccttttcttcttttttttttttgacaataagCATCGTCAAACCATGCTTGATGATTGTGAGCAGAAtcatgttattttcttttgttgttgtgtttctagGTATTCGTGCTTGCCGACCTGTGGAACCAAGCCCCGCACTGCAAACGCCTTCCGGAGATGAGTACAGCCTCTCCTTCCTCACATATGACGCTAATGGAGCTATGACAGTCCAGAAGATGGCAGGCGTTAGTAACGTGACGAGTATGACTCTCAATAAAGGGTAAGATCAAAAGATGTAACCAGAAAGCATGCAAATGACTTTAGTGGGTAACTTTTCATTTATGAAAgattaaaaataaatgttaGTGAATATATAAAGAAATGATGAGTTTATGCAGGTGACTCCTGTTGCCTGGAGGTCCTCAAAactagcagttttcttttgtttattgaaAATCTGTCGTTACCAATTATGGAAATGCTGAATGGAATGATGGTGACCTACCACAAATGCGA
Above is a window of Diadema setosum chromosome 4, eeDiaSeto1, whole genome shotgun sequence DNA encoding:
- the LOC140227275 gene encoding NIF3-like protein 1, which codes for MSRVGILVRRLLQLRPVLCRRSFTNDRSWCYSAALASRCLLQSPARPVGYPPLLRYFSSGLRANNVYKPTGHSVTFTRCSQYRFTEAFHRKSFLRSFSVSVNSYSMSSMPLGDVVSLLEGFAPLSLAASWDNVGLLLEPTPPHRVSCMLLTNDLTEAVLMEAISKKVDFILSYHPPIFVPFKQLTMESTKERIVVRAAENRIAIYSAHTCYDAVEGGVNDWLLEAFGGIRACRPVEPSPALQTPSGDEYSLSFLTYDANGAMTVQKMAGVSNVTSMTLNKGMVKVHMTCTKSSLGDVVVTIQQMSDADAKSIEITQLAIAPLITTGMGRTAGLNNPVSTREIIQKIKTHLKLDHVQVAMGQGKSLDSKVFTVAVCAGSGSSVLRGVPADVYLTGEMSHHDILAAVSMGVTVITCNHSNTERGFLYVIQKKLTRLVENRVDRFKVLISDFDKDPLEVM